Proteins from one Pongo abelii isolate AG06213 chromosome 7, NHGRI_mPonAbe1-v2.0_pri, whole genome shotgun sequence genomic window:
- the LOC100449287 gene encoding uncharacterized protein LOC100449287, with protein sequence MVRAGLGEWAAIFSLTQGAWQDQQPEVMSSVENSGHWKRVAGRGNSQASGGDQPGVGSARVSCLSIMLGRRCCVRVTKHLIACQKFPPFCACQVFDQVRSLVLCERAHADRSGGALLLCPHAAEPQGSPAHQACGSATKCIRCASWVLLCALSYGDTGSVGLDRYRSDYGGTGDVGLDRYWSDYSGTGSVQLDRYWSDYSGTGSVQLDRYQSDAWTPYTPAVASAVKTGRTHVIRGAQAGVLVLGQPSGSPDPGPTHTAAQEGRAESQVSPGGSPRSCPSLEVTGQE encoded by the coding sequence ATGGTAAGGGCAGGGCTGGGAGAATGGGCAGCCATTTTCTCCCTCACACAGGGTGCCTGGCAAGACCAGCAGCCGGAGGTGATGTCCTCAGTAGAGAACAGTGGCCACTGGAAACGTGTGGCTGGAAGGGGAAACTCTCAGGCCTCTGGTGGGGACCAGCCTGGGGTGGGGTCGGCCAGGGTCAGCTGCCTTTCCATCATGCTGGGACGGAGATGTTGTGTGCGTGTGACAAAGCATTTGATAGCATGCCAAAAGTTTCCTCCATTTTGTGCGTGTCAAGTGTTTGACCAGGTCAGAAGTCTTGTTCTATGCGAACGTGCTCACGCAGACAGAAGCGGAGGGGCTCTGTTGCTCTGCCCTCACGCCGCTGAACCGCAAGGGTCTCCTGCTCATCAGGCTTGTGGCTCGGCCACAAAGTGCATCAGGTGTGCATCCTGGGTGCTCCTTTGTGCTCTGTCCTACGGTGACACAGGCAGCGTGGGGTTAGACAGGTACCGGTCAGATTACGGTGGCACAGGTGATGTGGGGTTAGACAGGTACTGGTCGGATTACAGTGGCACAGGCAGTGTGCAGTTAGACAGGTACTGGTCGGATTACAGTGGCACAGGCAGTGTGCAGTTAGACAGGTACCAGTCAGATGCATGGACTCCCTACACCCCTGCTGTGGCTTCGGCAGTAAAGACAGGACGCACCCACGTCATAAGAGGAGCACAGGCAGGGGTGTTGGTGTTGGGGCAGCCCTCAGGGTCTCCAGACCCCGGCCCCACTCACACAGCAGCCCAGGAGGGAAGGGCAGAGTCCCAGGTGTCACCTGGTGGGTCTCCCAGGAGCTGCCCCTCCCTGGAAGTCACAGGACAGGAATGA